The Methyloceanibacter sp. wino2 nucleotide sequence GCGTCAGCCTCGCCTTGGATCCCGACGATATGGAGCGGTACATTGTCGGCCCTGGCCGCGTCGGCGATCATCACCGGCAAGGATCCGCGCCCGGCTATGATGCCGAGCGGCCCCGTGACCCTTGTGGTCTTGAGGGCTTCCGACGGCTGACTGTCAGCGGCTCGGCGATGCGACATTGCTGGGAATGCAGAATTGGCGATCCGTATCGCTCTTGATGAAGTCGATGATCTGACGCGCCAGTTCGTTCGTGGAAAACATCGCTTCGACGTCTTCGAGCTGCTCTTTCATGGTGCCTTCGCTCGAGAATAGCATGCGATAGGCTTTGCGCACCTCATGGATCTGCTCGCGCGGGAAGCCGCGCCGCTTGAGGCCGACAATGTTCAGGCCGTTGAGGTTGGCCCGGTTGCCCAGCGCCATGCCATAGGGGATCAAATCCGCGGCCACGCCCGACATGCCGCCGACGAAGGAATAGGCCCCGATACGGACGAATTGATGCACGGCCGAAAGCCCGCCGATGATTGCACCGTCGCCGACGGAGACATGGCCTCCGAGCGCGACGTTGTTCACGAGGGTGACATTGTCGCCAATCTGGCAGTCATGCGCCACGTGTGCCGCGATCATCAGGAAGCAGTTCGAGCCGACACGGGTCGCCATATGTCCCGTGGAGGTTCCTCTGTGTACGGTCACATGCTCGCGCAGCACGGTGTTCTCGCCGATCGTAACCGTGCTCGGATCGTCCTTGTACTTGATGTCCTGCGGTTCGAGCCCGACCGAAACGAACGGAAAGATCTTGCACCCAGAACCGATCGTGGTGCGTCCGTCGATTACGACATTGGAGCGAATGACGACGTCGTCGCCGATCTCGACATTGGGGCCGACCACGCAAAACGGCCCGATCTCGACATTCGACCCAAGCTTCGCACCCGGGTCGACCTGCGCGGTCGCATGAATATTGGACATGGAACGTTTACTCTGCCTCGATCGTATCGACGATCACTGCACTGACTTCCGCCTCGGCCACCAGGTTGCCGTCGACCAGGGCACGCGCCTTGAAGCGCCAGACTTTGCCGCGGCTGCGCATCTTCTCCACATGGTAGTGGACGGTGTCCCCGGGGATCACCGGGCGGCGAAAACGCGCCTTGTCGATGGCCATGAAATACACGAGCGGCGGCTCCTCGAACTCGTCGAGGAATCGCATGCATAGAGCGCCGGCCGTCTGGGCCATGCCTTCGATCAGAAGGACGCCGGGCATGACCGGGTTGCCGGGAAAGTGCCCTTGGAAATAGGGCTCGTTCGCCGTCACGTTCTTAATGCCGGTCGCAGAGCGATCCCCATCCATGTCGACAATGCGGTCGACAAGCAGGAAGGGGTAGCGATGGGGCAGAAGCTTCATGATATCGGCGGCTTCCACCCGATCAGGCCTCTGAATTTCTCCGCTCTCGTTCATTCGGACCGGCTCCTTCGATGCGGGCTGGCTACTCGCCGTCCCCGCCTTCTTCTTGGTCAATCTTTACATCCTTACGTTCGGCAAGCTGCCGCAAAAGGGTCAGCTCCCGGAACCACAGCCGGACAGGTTTGGCCGGTGTGCCGCCCCAGCGTGCTCCGGCCGGGACGTCGCCCCGTACGTTGCTGCTCCCAGCGATTTGCGCTCCAGCACCGATCTTTAGGTGGCCAACGACGCCGACCTGCCCGCCCAGAGCCACGAAATCGCCGAGCTCGGAACTGCCCGAAATACCCGTTTGCGACACAATAATGCAATGCCTGCCGACGATGACGTTGTGCCCGATTTGGACGAGATTATCAATTTTAGTGCCTTCTCCGATAATCGTATCCCGAAGGGCCCCGCGATCGACGGTCGAATTGGCCCCGATCTCCACATCGTCCTGAATCACGACGCGCCCGATCTGAGGCACCTTCATATGGCCCTCCTGCCCCATCGCAAAGCCGAATCCGTCCTGGCCGATCGCGACGCTGGAATGGATGACGACGTTGTTTCCGATAAGGGCATGGGTCACGACGGCGTTGGGCCCGATATAGCTGTTCCGGCCGATATGGACCCGGTAGCCGATGACGGCGCCGGCGGCAATCGTTGTACCCCGTCCGATATGAGCTTCGGGCCCTATGACGGCGCCGGGCTCGACGATCACGTCGGGCTCTAGGACCGCGGACGGATGGACGCCGGGGGCCGAATCCCCCTCCCTGGCCGGTCCGGCCGTCTTCGGACGGACCGATTCCGGATAGAACAAGGCGATTGCTTTGGCGAAGCCGCGATAGGGTTCGCGCATCCTGAGAGCAGCGGTGCCGGAAGGCACTTTGCGGACGAATTTCGGCGCGACGATGCATGCAGACGCCTTCGTCGTCTCCAGCGCGGGTAGATATTTGGGATTGTCTACGAAGGACAGGTGCCCCTCGCCCGCATCGTCGAGCGGCAGGACGTCGACGATCTCAAGGTCGGGGTTAGCGTTGGATGCGAGTTCTGCCCCGACAGTCTCAGCAACGAGACCCAAAGTGAACGGACCGGCGCGTTTGAAAAATCCCGGATGTTCCATTGGTTCTCCTTGCGAGCAGCGCTTAAGCGCTCGCGACAATGGACGCCGCATCAGACAGTGGCAACCTTTAGAAAGCGGTAGAGGCGCCGAAGCGGAAGAGCTCGGTCCTGTCGAAATCGGCCTTCAGCAGGGCCTCGGCAAGATCGGCGCGGAGCGGGCCGAGCGGAGACTGCCAGATGAGGCTGACACCGGTCGAGAGGCGAATGTCCGCAGTGTCCTCGATGTAGCTGCCTTCGTCGATATCGACCGCCTGGATGGCCGCCTCACCCGGACCCCAGAGAGAGCCCGCGTCGACGAAAACGGCGCCCTGCATGCCGAGGTTCTCCGGAATAAGCGGCAGCGGGAAGCGCACTTCGGCCGTCGTGGCCCAGAAATATTTGCCGCCCAGCGAGTCCTGGCTGCAGTCCGGGACGCGCTTTCCAGTTGTCGGGTTGCGACAGGCGTCACGCGGGCCATAACCGGCGCGGTCGAAGCCGCGGATCGTCTCGCCGCCCTTGAAGAACAGGTCGGTCAGACGCAAATCTTCGCCGCCCCAAGGCTCGATGACACCGCCCTGGACGCGTCCCACGAGCGTGATCTTGTTGGTGATTGGGTAGTAGCCCCGGGTGTCGAGGATGAAGCGGTTGTACTGCACATCGCCGCCGACGCCCGCGAAGTCCTGGGAGATCGAGGCGAAGATACCGCTGGTCGGCGACTGCGGCAGGTTCCGGGTGTCGTAGGCCAGCGTATAGCCGAGGCTCGAGACGAGGACGGCGCCTTCGTCAGCAGCCTGCTTGATCGCAAGCGAGGCGTCTCGCGTGGCGTCGTAGATTTCTTCGCGCTGCAGCCGGTAGCGCAGGCCAAGCTGCGTGTTGTTCGCGACCGGGAAACCGATACGCAAGTTTCCGCCCGTATCGCGCTGCTTGAACGAGGCGACGTTGGTCAGGTCGACTTCCTTGTGGAAGAGGTCGAAACCGGCGGCGATGTTGCGGCCGAGGAAGGCCGGCTCGGTGAAGCTGAAGTCCACCTGGAAACGCTCAAGGCTGCCCGACAGACCAAGGCGGACATACTGGCCGCGGCCCATCAGGTTTCTCTCGGTGACGCTCACGTCGCCGATGACGCCTTCCGTCGTGGAGTAACCGACACCGAACGAGAACTCGCCCGTCGGCTGTTCGACGACGACGACATCGATGACGACGCGATCCGGCGCACTGCCAGGTGATGTCTGAATGTCGACCGTTTTGAAGAAGCCGAGCGAACGCAAGCGCTTGCGGGCGGCCTCGATCAGCAGACGGTTATAGGCGTCGCCTTCCGCCAGACGGAACTGCCGGCGAATGACCTGATCTTCGGTACGGTAATTGCCGACGATGTTGATCCGTTCGATGTAGACGCGCGGACCTTCGTCGATCACGTAGGTGATGTTGATCGTCTGTGTGGTCGGATCGCGATCGAAACGGGGCCGGACCTGACCGAACGCGTAGCCTTGTTCGGACACCTTGACGGTCAGGGCTTCGACGGTCTTCTCGACCTTTTCGACGTTGTAGCGTTTGCCGGGCTTCGTCAGGAGAGCGCCACTGAGCGCGTTCACATCCAACGACGGCAAGGCGCTCTCGATATCGATATACCCGAAGTCGTAGCGCGGGCCTTCGTAGATCTCGAACGTGATCACGAAGCCGCCCTCGTTCCGGTTCAGCCAACCGCCGCCCCCCTCACCCGGCAACATATCGGCGTTCGAGGAGAGGATGCGTACATCCGCATAGCCGTTCTTCAGATAGAACTGGCGCAGCAGTTCGCGGTCCAGAGCGAGCCGATCCGGATCGTAGATGTTGTCGTTCTTCAGAAAGCTGAGCCAGCTTGTCCGTTTCGTTGAAACCACGAAGCGCAGCTGGGAGGCGCTGAACGCCTCGTTGCCCACGAATTTGATCGCTTTGACCTTGGTCTTAACGCCCTCACCGATCTGATAGACGACTTCCACGCGGTTGCCGCCGAGCGGAATGACCTGGGCGCTCACTTGCGCGTCGTAATGGCCCTGGCGGGCAAGCACATCGCGGATCCGCTGCTCGTCGGCCTGAACGCGCGCTTGGGTATAGACGGAGCGCGGCTTCACCTGAACTTCGGAGCTCAGCGTGTCGCTTTCGACGTCCTTGTTGCCTTCGAACCGGACGCGTGCAACGACGGGATTTTCGACGACGACGACGACGACCGTGGAGTATTGGCGCCGAATGCGGACGTCCTTGAAAAGGCCGGTCGCGAAAAGGGTCTTCAGGGATTGATTGATCTCGCCGGGGTCGTAGGGGTCGCCGGCGGAAAACGTGAGGTAGGAGCGGATCGTTTCGGCTTCGACTCGCTGATTACCTTGGACGACGACGGAGCTGATGGTGGCATTTTGGGCAACGGCAGTGAGATCGCCAAAGCCCGCGCTGATACCCAGCGAGAGCGGGACGCTACACAACACCAGGAGGACTGCTGCGAGCCCTCTTTCCAACGTCCACCGCACCATTTCTGGTGTAATCCCCCGTTAACCCAAACCCCCCATAGGCTATGGGCCTATGGACCAAGCTGGCCATCTGTTTGTGGCCGATTTTAGATACGTTCTGTCTCTTTTCAGGTGAATTTGAGCGGTTCTTTTCGTCCCCTGCCCGTCAATCCCACCATCACAGAAACTTCAAATGAATCAGATCGTTCCAGGTCGCAAAGATCATTAGCATGAGGACGAACGCAAGGCCAATGCGAAAACCGATTTCCTGTGTGGTTTCGCTTAACGGTTTCCCCCTCACGGCTTCGATTCCGTAAAACAGCAGATGGCCACCATCGAGCATAGGTATTGGGAAAAGATTGATGAGCCCAATACTGACCGAGATGATGGCAGCGAGGTTGAGGAGCGCAAGAAAGCCGGCGGTCGCAACCTGCCCGGATACTTGAGCAATTCTCAGTGGACCGCCGAGTTGATCGGCATCTTCACGGCCCTTAATCACGTCGTAGAGGTACCCGAGGGAGCGGGACACGACAAAGTAGCATTCCTTGACGCCCATCACGAAGGCCGTGGCGGGATCATGGCGCTTCAGCGTCCAATCATCCGGCGAGGCACTGCGTTGGATCCCCAAGAGCCCGATTTTGAACGTGTTTCCAAAGCGGTCGGTGATTTCCTTCCGCTCCGGGACTGCCGTCAGGTCCACGGTTCTGCCGTCCCGGTCGACCATGAAATGGAGTTCCCGGTCGGGGCTGGTGGCGACGATCCGCTGCATATCGGAAAAGTTCGTGATTTTCGTCCCGTCGATGCTCGTGATCAGGTCGCCGGGTTGGAAACCGGCCCGCTCCGCGGCGCTGTCCGGGTTGATCGCGTCCACTTTCGGGGCGGTGATGCGCTCGCCGAAAATGCTGAAAATGGTCGTGAAAATCAGAATCGCGAAGATGAAGTTCGCGATCGGGCCCGCGGCGACGATGGCGGCACGCTGACCAAGGGTCTTTCCCTGGAAGGTCTTCTCGCGATCGGCCTCAGGTAGCGACTCGAGGGACTTCTGTCCTGCGCTCGCGGCATTCTCGTCGTCGATGAATTTGACGTAGCCGCCAAGCGGGATCCAGGCAACGCGCCAGCGGGTGCCGTATTTGTCGTTGAACCCGAAAATCTCGGGGCCGAAGCCGATGGAAAACGCCTTGATTCCCACGCCGCACCAGCGCGCCACGAGGAAGTGCCCCATCTCGTGGACGAAGACCACGACGGTCAGAACGAACAGGAACGGGATGAGATAGCTGAGAAAGTTGCCGCCGAAACCGGCGAGCGAAGTGAATATGTCCATAAGTCCGGTTACCTAGAGAATTGGGCCCTTCTTAGTCAGATTGTCGGCGCAGGCCTATTTTGGTACGTCCCGGAATGCCGGTACCGGCCCGGTGCGCTGTGTTTTCAGTTCCCCGCGTCTGCCCCCGCCCAACGGGGCAGCCGATCCCTCGCCCGGCGGCGCGCTTCTTCGTCGATCTCGTAGACATCCTCGGCGGTTTCCGCGGTGAGAGCGATCAGGTCGGCGCAGTCGACCAGCGTGGTCTCGACCAGTCCGGCGATTCCGAGGAACCCTAGCCGCTTCTCGAGGAACGCCGCAACGGCGACTTCGTTGGCTGCGTTCAGAACGGCGCCGGCGCCGCCCCCGGTGTCCAGAACCTCCTTGGCCAGGCGCAGGGCCGGGAATCGTTCGGGGTCCGGCGCCTCGAAGGTCAGGGAGCCGAGCATGGCGAGATCGATGCGCTCATTGGGCACATGCATGCGTTCGGGCCAGGCCAGGCTGTAGGCAATCGGCGTGCGCATATCCGGGCAGCTCAGTTGAGCCAGCACCGCCCCATCGGTCATTTGCACAAGGCAGTGCACAATGGACTGGGGATGCACCAGCACACACAGCTTCTCCGGCGGCAGCGCGAAAAGATGATGTGCCTCGATGAGCTCCAGCCCCTTGTTCATGAGGGACGCGGAATCGATCGTGACTTTCGCGCCCATCGACCAGTTCGGATGTTTCAGCGCCTGCTCGGGACCGGCCTCCGCCATCTGCGCGACGCTCCAGGTCCGGAAGGGACCGCCCGAGGCCGTCAGGCAAACAGATTCGATCTTGTCGGGCTCGGTGCCGGTCATGGCCTGACGGGCCGCGGAGTGCTCGGAGTCCACGGGCAACAGGGTCGCGCCGTGCCGGGCCACTTCGCGCATGAAGATCTCGCCGCCGGAGACGAGACATTCCTTGTTGGCGAGCGCGACGGTCGTGCCCTGCTTCACGGCGCGCAAGGTGGGCCTGAGTCCGGCGACGCCGACGATGGCGGCCATGATCCAGTCTGCAGGACGGGACGCCGCATCGAGCAGCGCCTTCGGTCCCGCCGCCACTTCGATGCCCGTGCCCGCCAGCGCCAGCAGGAGGTCCTTGTAGCTTCCCGCATCCGCTGTCACGGCCAGCTTCGCGCCATGCTGCACGGCAAGCTCGGCGAGCCGTGCCACGTTCTTGTTGCCGGTCAGCGCGATGACTTCGTAGCCGTCGGGATTGCGCCCGACGAGATCGAGCGTGCTTTCGCCGATCGATCCGGTGGCGCCGAGCACGCTGATCCGCTTGGGCTGCTTGGCGCTCGAACGGGGCTCGCTATCGGCGTTTTCTCTTACGGGAAACAGGGTACGCGCCTCACCATATCAAGAGCCCGGCGGCCGGAAATTCAGGGTTCCGCAGGGCGATCAACGCGGCCACGACCGCCGCCATCAGGAGGCTGTCGATCCGGTCGAAGAAGCCGCCATGGCCCGGAATAAGCTGGCTCATATCCTTGATGCCCAGGCTCCGTTTCACGGCGCTCTCAAGCAAGTCACCCATCTGGCAGGCGAAGGCAAGCACTAATGCCACCAGCGCCAGAGCCACCGGCGAGCTGTTGCCGAGATAGTACGCGAAGAGTACGCCAACCAGCATGGGCGTGGCGGTGCCGATGACGAAGCCGCTCCAGGTTTTCTTCGGTGAGATCGTCGGCGCAAATTTCGGACCGCCGAATGTCCGGCCGCCGACATACGACGCCGTATCCGTGGTCCAACTAACGACGAGGACGAACAGGATGGCCGTCAGCCCGTGGTTCGGGTCGCTGCGGAGCCAAATAAGGGCGGCGGCGGGCAGCACCACATAGGCCAGGCCGCCCGCGTCGAGTTTCGCTTTCTTCGGCGTCTTCTTTTGGTAGCCGGAAACGAGGAGCGTCACCATGGCGGCGGCAAAGATGATCGCTGCGTACTCGTACTTATGGACCGCAACAAAAATGACGACGGCGGTTGCGCAAGCGATATGGATGATCGAGGTGGCGTCGCCGCCTGTCGCCCGCGTTGCCGAGCCCCACTCCCAGGTCAGGACCATGGCCGAGGCGATCACGAGGACGAGGAAGGTCCAGGGGCTGAGAACCAGTGCGCCGAGCGTCAATGCGGCCAGGAACACGGCGGAACCGATCCGGCGCCGCAGTTCCGGCAAGGGTTTGCGCTGAGACTGCGAGGAGTTGTCTTCGGAAGGCGACGGAGACGTCACGCCGTCGATCTCACGGTGCGGCCGCCAAAGCGGCGGTTCCGCCGCTGGAACTCGGCAATCGCTTCTTCGAAATGGGTCTTGTTGAAGTCGGGCCAGTAGGTGTCGACGAACACGAACTCGGCATAGGCCAGTTGCCAGAGCAGGAAGTTCGACAGGCGCAATTCGCCGGAGGTGCGAATGAGCAGGTCCGGATCTGGCAGACTGTCCGTGTCGAGATAGGACCCGAAAAGCTCCTCCGTCACGTCGTCCGGTGCGAGCGTGCCCGCCTTGACGTCTTGGGCGATGCGGGCCGCCGCCCGTGTGATCTCGTTGCGTGAGCCGTAGTTGAACGCGATCGTGAGATTGAGCGCCGTATTCTCTTTCGTCAGCTCCACCGCATCGTCCAGCATGCGCTGAATATCGTCGTCGAGATTGGTGCGGGATCCGATGATGCGGATGCGGACGCCGTTCTTATGAAGGTCGGCGAGGTCGCGACGAATGAAGCGCCGCAACAGCCCGAAGAGGTCTTTGATCTCCTCGGCGGGCCGCGACCAATTCTCCGAGGAGAAGCTGAACAGGGTGAGATGCGTGATGCCGAGATCGCGCGACGCCTCGACAACCCGGCGCACGGCCTCGACGCCGCGGCGGTGACCTTCAACGCGCGGCAGGCGCCGTTCCGAGGCCCAGCGGCCATTGCCGTCCATGATGATGGCGACATGGCGCGGACCCGGCTGGGTCTCACTGCCCCATTTGTTGTCCACTACGAGCGTCACTGCGTGCTTCTCCGAAACCGGCCAACCAGCGTCCGCATGCGGGTCCTGGTCAGACCTGCATGATCTCCGCTTCCTTGGTGGCGAGCGACTCGTCGATCTCCTTGATGACCTTGTCGGTCAAATCCTGAACTTTGTTGGCCAGCGCATGGTGCTCGTCCTTGCCCATGTCGCCGTCCTTCTCGGCCTTCTTCAAATGCTCCATGCCGTCGCGGCGCACGTTGCGCACGGCAATCCGGCCTTGCTCCGCATATTTGTGCGCGACCTTCGCCAGTTCCTGCCGCCGCTCCTCGTTGAGCTCGGGGATAGGCAGCCGCAAGAGCTGGCCTTCGACCACCGGGTTCAGACCCAAATCGGATTCGCGGATGGCTTTTTCAACCGCTGGTACCTGTCCCTTGTCCCAGACCTGCACGGTGATCATCCGTGCTTCAGGAACGTTGACGGTCGCCACCTGGTTCAGCGGCATCGGGTTTCCATAGGCGGACACCATCACCGGATCCAATAGGCTGGCGCTGGCGCGGCCGGTGCGCAGCCCGCTGAACTCGTGCTTTAGAGAGCTCAGCGCGCCGCGCATTCTCCGTTCGATTTCATCCAAGTCAAAGTCGGACATCTTGTCTTCCCTAGCAGCCATCGTTCCGGCGTTCCGAGCCGGCTCTGGCGCGTTGTGTTGGCGTTTCCGAATGTGTGGGACGGCTTAACCGCCGTCGATGGTCGTCGAGGCCCCTTGCCCTTGGAGTTCAAGAGCCAAGCTGCCTTGGTTCTTGATCGAGAACACAATTATCGGAATCCGGTTGTCGCGGGCAAGGGCGATTGCGGCCCCGTCCATGATCCTCAGATCCTGCTTGAGGACTTCGGCATAGCTCAGCCGGTCATAACGCTTTGCGTCCGGGACCTTCTTGGGGTCGGCGGAATAGACGCCGTCGACCTGCGTGGCCTTGTAAAGCGCCTCGCATTCCATCTCGGCGGCGCGCAGCGCGGCGGCCGTATCGGTCGTGAAGAACGGATTGCCGGTCCCGCCCGCGAAGACCAGGACACGCCCCTTGCTGAGATGATCGAGCGCCTTGTCCCGGATATACGGCTCGCAGACTGTCGGCATCGGGATCGCGGAAAGGACGCGGGCCGTCTGCCCTGCCCGTTCGATGGCCGTCTGAAGCGCGAGCGCGTTCATGACTGTCGCCAACATGCCCATGTAATCGGCGCGGGCGCGGTCGATGCCGCCCTCGGCCGCCATCATGCCGCGGAAGATATTACCGCCGCCGACGACGACACAGATCTCGACGCCGATCGCCGCTGCGGCGGCGATGTCCTTCGCGATCGGATCGATGACATCGAGGTCGATTCCGAAGCCCTTATCGCCGGCGAGCGCTTCCCCGGAGAGTTTGACGAGTACGCGCCTGTAGCGCGACTTCGCGGCAGACGGTGTGTCCATCAACGCATGGCTCCGGCGGCAATATGGCGGGATTAACCCGAAAACTGGCCGGGTGGAAATGCCCCCGGCCCACCCAGGCTTGGATAGGCGGCGACTCGATACCGAGCCACCGCCTGAACCCTATGCGCCCGAGGCAGCGGCGGCAACCTCCGCGGCGAAGTCGCCTTCATCCTTCTCGATGCCTTCGCCCAGGGCAAACCGGTAGAATCCAACGATCTTGACGGGTGCGCCCGCATCCTTGCCGACGGCTTCCATGGCCTTGGCGACCGTGTTGTCCGGATCGTGCACGAAGGGCTGCTGGAGCAGGACGACTTCCTCGTAGAACTTCCGCAAGCGGCCCTCGACCATCTTCTCGATGACGTTGTCCGGCTTGCCGGACTCCTTCGCCTGCTCGGTGAGGACGGTGCGCTCGCGCTCGACCAGGTCCTGGTCCAGGCTGTCCGTGTCGATGGCTTGCGGGTTCGTCGCCGCGATGTGCATGGCGACCTGCTTGCCGAAGCCCCTCACGGTCTCCGCATCGCCGGTCGACTCCAGAGCGACGATTACGCCGATCTTGCCGAGACCGGGCGCGGCCTGGTTATGGATGTAGCTCGCGACCACGCCCTTGCCGGCGTCCAGATAGGCCGTCCTGCGCAAAGTCATGTTCTCGCCGATCGAGCCGACCATCTCTTTCAGGGTGTCAGCGACAGAGCTGCCACCCTTGTAGGCTTCCGCACCGAGCTTCTCGATGTCGCCCTTGGCCTTGATGGCCGAGTCGGAAATGGCGGTGACCATTTCCTGGAAAGTCGGGTTCCGGGCCACGAAGTCGGTCTCGGAATTGACTTCAACGAGGGCAGCTTCCGTATCTGTCTCCGCGATGCCGATCAGGCCTTCGGCGGCGACACGGCCGGCCTTCTTCGCCGCCTTGGCGAGGCCTTTAGCACGAAGCCAATCAACGGCGGCTTCCATGTCGCCGTCGTTCTCGTTCAGGGCCGACTTACAATCCATCATGCCCGCGCCGGTCTTCTCGCGGAGCTCCTTGACCATGGCCGCAGTGATCGTCGCCATCAGTTCCTCTTCACTTGTTCCGGGCCGACAGGGCCCGGCTTTTCAATTACGCGTTTGCTGTGGACTCAGCCGTGCCGGCTTCGGCCGGGGCTGCTTCCGTTGCCGGGGCCTCTTCGATGGCCGGCTCGGCCATGGGCTCCTCGGCTTCGCCCAGATCAACGCCCACCGATCCCTGGCCGCGCTCGATGCCGTCAATGGCGGCACGGGCAATCAGGTCGCAGTACAGCGTGATCGCGCGCCCGGCGTCATCGTTGCCGGGAATGGGATAGTTGATGCCGTCCGGATCGCAGTTTGAATCGACGATTGCGACGACGGGGATATTCAGCTTGCGGGCCTCGGCGATCGCGATGGACTCCTTGTTGGTGTCGATCACGAAGATGAGGTCCGGCGGAGCACCCATGTCCTTGATGCCGCCGAGCGAGATCTCCAGCTTGTCCCTCTCGCGGGTCAGCTGCAGCAGCTCTTTCTTCGTGAGACCGCGATGCTCGCCGTCGAGCAGCTCCTCTAGTGCCTTCAGGCGCTTGATGGAGTGCGAGATGGTGCGCCAGTTCGTCAGCGTACCGCCGAGCCAGCGGTGATTGATGAAGTACTGCGCCGACGAGCGCGCGCCTTCGGCAATCGCTTCCGTGGCCTGACGCTTGGTGCCCACGAAGAGCACGCGTCCGCCCTTGGCGACCACGTCGGAGACAGCGACCAGAGCCTGGTGCAGCAGCGGCACCGTCTGGGTCAGGTCGATGATGTGGATGTTGTTGCGGGAGCCGAAGATGAACGGCGCCATTTTCGGGTTCCAGCGATGCGTCTGGTGGCCGAAGTGAACACCAGCTTCCAAGAGCTGGCGCATAGAAAGATCGGGCAGTGCCATGGGACTGCAGACTCCTTTTTCCGGTTTTTCCGCCGCGGGGCGTTGAGAGACCGGCCAAAAGACCGGTCACCGGAGCGAGCGCAAAGGTTATAGAGGCCCTTTGTGACGCTTTGTCCCCGCGTGTGAGATGGTGCGCCTTATAGGGGGCACGCCCGTGCTTGGCAAGTCTGGAAACGCCTCCAAATCAAGGGCTCAGAGGACTTCGGTAGGACCTAGATCGCGCTGACGTCCAGGACCCCGTCCAGAAGCTTGAGCGCACTGCGTTGCCGGGGTGTGGAATCGATGCCTTGCGGCAGGTCGAACTCGACCTCCTTGCCGTCGATGAGGAGACGCAGGCGAAACCGTCCCTGCCCGCCTTCAGCGTCGATCTGCGCAGCCAGCAGCGATAGGGCCTGGGGATCGTCCACGGTGACTTTCATGCCCGAGGAGCGCTCTTCGGCGGTGTTGTCCAGGGACGAGAGCCCTTGAACGCGGACCCGCACGGTTTCGCCATCCGCTTCGGCTTCCACGTCGAGAAGCACCACCGATCCGGCTTCCAGAAGGTCCCGGCCCGCAATCAGCGCTTCGGAGAAGATCACCGCCTCGAACTGGCCGGTGGCATCGGAAAAGGCAACAAACGCATAGGGGTTGCCGGTCTTGCCTTTGCGCTCGCGCGAAGACAGCACCGTGCCGGCAAGCCGGCCCACAACGCGTTTGGTCTGCGCCTTTGCCGCGAATTCGGTCCAGGTCTCGACGCCCAGAGACTTGAGGACCTCGCTGTATTCGTCGAGCGGGTGCCCGGTCAGAAAGAAGCCCACAGCCTCGAACTCTTTGGCAAGCCTGTCCGTCGGTAGCCATGCTTGCGCCTTGCGCAGTTCGATGGGCGGCGGGGCCTGATTGCCGCCGGAGAAGAACAGGTCGTTCTGGCCGCCGGCGCGCGCTTCTTGGGCGCTGTTCCCGGCGAGGACCATCCGGTCCACGTTCTCGAGCGCCGTGGCCCGGTCGATGCCGAGTTCGTCAAAGGCCCGGCGGTCGCGAGAGTCTCCAGTGCGCGCTTGTTTACGTGGCGCGGGTTCAAGCGGCGTGCGAAGTCCGAGATGTCGCCGAACAG carries:
- the lpxD gene encoding UDP-3-O-(3-hydroxymyristoyl)glucosamine N-acyltransferase, which codes for MEHPGFFKRAGPFTLGLVAETVGAELASNANPDLEIVDVLPLDDAGEGHLSFVDNPKYLPALETTKASACIVAPKFVRKVPSGTAALRMREPYRGFAKAIALFYPESVRPKTAGPAREGDSAPGVHPSAVLEPDVIVEPGAVIGPEAHIGRGTTIAAGAVIGYRVHIGRNSYIGPNAVVTHALIGNNVVIHSSVAIGQDGFGFAMGQEGHMKVPQIGRVVIQDDVEIGANSTVDRGALRDTIIGEGTKIDNLVQIGHNVIVGRHCIIVSQTGISGSSELGDFVALGGQVGVVGHLKIGAGAQIAGSSNVRGDVPAGARWGGTPAKPVRLWFRELTLLRQLAERKDVKIDQEEGGDGE
- the lpxA gene encoding acyl-ACP--UDP-N-acetylglucosamine O-acyltransferase, whose translation is MSNIHATAQVDPGAKLGSNVEIGPFCVVGPNVEIGDDVVIRSNVVIDGRTTIGSGCKIFPFVSVGLEPQDIKYKDDPSTVTIGENTVLREHVTVHRGTSTGHMATRVGSNCFLMIAAHVAHDCQIGDNVTLVNNVALGGHVSVGDGAIIGGLSAVHQFVRIGAYSFVGGMSGVAADLIPYGMALGNRANLNGLNIVGLKRRGFPREQIHEVRKAYRMLFSSEGTMKEQLEDVEAMFSTNELARQIIDFIKSDTDRQFCIPSNVASPSR
- the bamA gene encoding outer membrane protein assembly factor BamA; protein product: MVRWTLERGLAAVLLVLCSVPLSLGISAGFGDLTAVAQNATISSVVVQGNQRVEAETIRSYLTFSAGDPYDPGEINQSLKTLFATGLFKDVRIRRQYSTVVVVVVENPVVARVRFEGNKDVESDTLSSEVQVKPRSVYTQARVQADEQRIRDVLARQGHYDAQVSAQVIPLGGNRVEVVYQIGEGVKTKVKAIKFVGNEAFSASQLRFVVSTKRTSWLSFLKNDNIYDPDRLALDRELLRQFYLKNGYADVRILSSNADMLPGEGGGGWLNRNEGGFVITFEIYEGPRYDFGYIDIESALPSLDVNALSGALLTKPGKRYNVEKVEKTVEALTVKVSEQGYAFGQVRPRFDRDPTTQTINITYVIDEGPRVYIERINIVGNYRTEDQVIRRQFRLAEGDAYNRLLIEAARKRLRSLGFFKTVDIQTSPGSAPDRVVIDVVVVEQPTGEFSFGVGYSTTEGVIGDVSVTERNLMGRGQYVRLGLSGSLERFQVDFSFTEPAFLGRNIAAGFDLFHKEVDLTNVASFKQRDTGGNLRIGFPVANNTQLGLRYRLQREEIYDATRDASLAIKQAADEGAVLVSSLGYTLAYDTRNLPQSPTSGIFASISQDFAGVGGDVQYNRFILDTRGYYPITNKITLVGRVQGGVIEPWGGEDLRLTDLFFKGGETIRGFDRAGYGPRDACRNPTTGKRVPDCSQDSLGGKYFWATTAEVRFPLPLIPENLGMQGAVFVDAGSLWGPGEAAIQAVDIDEGSYIEDTADIRLSTGVSLIWQSPLGPLRADLAEALLKADFDRTELFRFGASTAF
- the fabZ gene encoding 3-hydroxyacyl-ACP dehydratase FabZ; its protein translation is MNESGEIQRPDRVEAADIMKLLPHRYPFLLVDRIVDMDGDRSATGIKNVTANEPYFQGHFPGNPVMPGVLLIEGMAQTAGALCMRFLDEFEEPPLVYFMAIDKARFRRPVIPGDTVHYHVEKMRSRGKVWRFKARALVDGNLVAEAEVSAVIVDTIEAE
- the rseP gene encoding RIP metalloprotease RseP, producing the protein MDIFTSLAGFGGNFLSYLIPFLFVLTVVVFVHEMGHFLVARWCGVGIKAFSIGFGPEIFGFNDKYGTRWRVAWIPLGGYVKFIDDENAASAGQKSLESLPEADREKTFQGKTLGQRAAIVAAGPIANFIFAILIFTTIFSIFGERITAPKVDAINPDSAAERAGFQPGDLITSIDGTKITNFSDMQRIVATSPDRELHFMVDRDGRTVDLTAVPERKEITDRFGNTFKIGLLGIQRSASPDDWTLKRHDPATAFVMGVKECYFVVSRSLGYLYDVIKGREDADQLGGPLRIAQVSGQVATAGFLALLNLAAIISVSIGLINLFPIPMLDGGHLLFYGIEAVRGKPLSETTQEIGFRIGLAFVLMLMIFATWNDLIHLKFL